From the Microbacterium thalassium genome, one window contains:
- a CDS encoding TOBE domain-containing protein, whose protein sequence is MPSYKIAQAARLLGVSDDTVRRWADAGILPVTDATPAEIPGDALAARAAEMAAEQADPTDVLSSARNRFVGLVTRVQVDGVMAQVDIQSGPHRVVSLLSAEAVSELGLEVGGLAVAVVKATNVIVETPKR, encoded by the coding sequence ATGCCGAGCTACAAGATCGCGCAGGCCGCCCGGCTGCTGGGCGTCAGCGACGACACCGTGCGGCGATGGGCGGATGCGGGCATCCTCCCCGTCACCGACGCCACGCCGGCCGAGATCCCGGGCGACGCGCTCGCGGCGCGCGCCGCCGAGATGGCCGCCGAGCAGGCCGACCCGACCGACGTGCTCTCGAGCGCGCGGAACCGGTTCGTCGGGCTCGTGACGCGCGTGCAGGTCGACGGCGTGATGGCGCAGGTCGACATCCAGTCGGGGCCGCACCGCGTCGTCTCGCTGCTGTCGGCCGAGGCGGTCTCCGAGCTCGGACTCGAGGTCGGCGGACTCGCCGTCGCCGTCGTGAAGGCCACGAACGTCATCGTCGAGACGCCGAAGCGGTGA
- a CDS encoding GNAT family N-acetyltransferase: MPRIRPFRPGDEPALADICLKTADAGADATGIFADDDLWGEVFVLPYVARHPEFAFVVETDDGRVAGYVVGAPDTRAFEDWFAGSWWPRFADRWPRPEVERTRQDGTLIYAYGRRGGAEPYGDAHPAHLHIDLLPEVQGQGWGRRLIDTLAAALREAGVTGLHLVADARNEAAIAFYERIGFTRVRSHDGVQALAMRL; encoded by the coding sequence GTGCCCCGCATCCGACCCTTCCGCCCGGGCGACGAGCCCGCGCTCGCCGACATCTGCCTCAAGACGGCGGATGCCGGCGCCGACGCGACCGGGATCTTCGCCGACGACGACCTGTGGGGCGAGGTGTTCGTGCTGCCGTACGTCGCGCGGCACCCGGAGTTCGCCTTCGTCGTCGAGACCGACGACGGCCGGGTCGCGGGATACGTCGTGGGCGCCCCCGACACGCGCGCGTTCGAGGACTGGTTCGCCGGCTCCTGGTGGCCGCGCTTCGCGGACCGCTGGCCGAGGCCCGAGGTCGAGCGGACCCGTCAGGACGGCACGCTGATCTACGCCTACGGGCGCCGCGGCGGCGCCGAGCCGTACGGCGACGCGCATCCCGCGCACCTGCACATCGACCTGCTGCCCGAGGTGCAGGGCCAGGGCTGGGGCAGGCGCCTCATCGACACGCTCGCCGCCGCGCTGCGCGAGGCCGGCGTGACGGGCCTGCACCTGGTCGCCGACGCGCGCAACGAGGCCGCGATCGCCTTCTACGAGCGGATCGGGTTCACGCGCGTGCGGTCCCACGACGGCGTGCAGGCGCTCGCCATGCGCCTCTAG
- a CDS encoding sulfate/molybdate ABC transporter ATP-binding protein: MTASALDAHVVLARGGFALDARIAVPAGETLAVMGPSGAGKSTLLAVLAGLVAPRDGHVRVGERMLDSARPRVRTPPSRRGVVLLGQDAQLFPHMTVRENIVFGPRAHGVPRERAERDADDWLYRVGLAGLGSRRPAQLSGGQQQRVALARALATEPAVLLLDEPLTSLDIDTAADIRALLAAQLAATRTTAVVATHDAVDAVALAAHLAVLEHGRVTQSGPVRAVLAEPATPFAAAVAGMNRVEGVVRGGSLETRRVGIPVTEAAASGLDGRAAAAVFRPSAVTVDAVAADSWTAALRLGTEPGEWLARVSRLEPTPAGVRVRTGEPDVAADLPADAAAALRLAPGTPVRLRVDPAAVRLVPGPEAAASEEHD; the protein is encoded by the coding sequence ATGACGGCGTCGGCCCTCGACGCGCACGTCGTGCTCGCCCGCGGCGGGTTCGCGCTGGACGCCCGGATCGCGGTCCCCGCCGGGGAGACGCTCGCGGTGATGGGGCCGAGCGGCGCGGGCAAGTCGACGCTGCTCGCGGTGCTCGCGGGGCTCGTCGCACCGCGCGACGGCCACGTGCGGGTGGGGGAGCGGATGCTGGACTCCGCCCGGCCGCGCGTGCGCACGCCCCCGTCACGGCGCGGGGTCGTGCTGCTGGGTCAGGACGCCCAGCTGTTCCCGCACATGACGGTGCGCGAGAACATCGTCTTCGGACCACGCGCGCACGGCGTGCCGCGCGAGCGTGCCGAGCGCGACGCCGATGACTGGCTGTACCGCGTCGGGCTGGCCGGGCTCGGGTCCCGGCGCCCCGCCCAGCTCTCGGGCGGCCAGCAGCAGCGCGTCGCGCTCGCCCGCGCGCTCGCGACCGAACCCGCCGTGCTGCTGCTGGACGAGCCGCTCACCTCGCTCGACATCGACACGGCGGCCGACATCCGGGCCCTGCTCGCCGCCCAGCTGGCCGCGACCCGCACGACCGCCGTGGTCGCGACGCACGACGCGGTCGACGCCGTCGCGCTGGCCGCGCACCTCGCGGTGCTCGAGCACGGACGCGTGACGCAGTCCGGCCCGGTGCGCGCTGTGCTGGCCGAACCAGCGACGCCGTTCGCCGCGGCCGTCGCGGGCATGAACCGCGTCGAGGGCGTCGTGCGCGGCGGGAGCCTCGAGACCCGGCGCGTGGGGATCCCGGTGACCGAGGCGGCGGCATCCGGCCTCGACGGCCGCGCCGCGGCGGCGGTGTTCCGGCCCTCGGCGGTGACCGTCGACGCTGTCGCGGCCGATTCGTGGACCGCCGCGCTGCGGCTGGGAACCGAGCCGGGTGAATGGCTCGCGCGTGTGTCGCGGCTCGAGCCGACGCCCGCCGGCGTGCGCGTGCGCACCGGCGAGCCGGACGTGGCGGCCGACCTCCCCGCCGATGCCGCCGCCGCCCTGCGGCTCGCACCGGGAACGCCGGTGCGGCTGCGCGTCGACCCGGCCGCCGTGCGGCTGGTGCCGGGGCCCGAAGCCGCCGCCTCGGAGGAACACGACTGA
- the modA gene encoding molybdate ABC transporter substrate-binding protein has translation MRRAVLIAAATVVAALALSGCAGASSAASAADPADAEVTVYAAASLGAAFDELAAAFERLHPGIDVRPIVYDGSSTLATQLIEGAPADVFASADEANMQAVADAGLATDPRVFATNTLVIAVPAGDPRGIAGLEDLADPGAAVVLCAAAVPCGAASAVLLANAGVDVTPASEEQNVTAVLTKVAAAEADAGLVYATDIARADGVEAVEAEGATDVVNRYPIVALAGAAHPAAAGAFVDFVLGAEGQRVLAEQGFGAP, from the coding sequence ATGCGCCGAGCCGTCCTGATCGCCGCCGCGACCGTGGTCGCCGCACTCGCGCTGAGCGGGTGCGCGGGCGCCTCGTCGGCGGCCTCCGCGGCCGATCCGGCCGACGCCGAGGTGACCGTGTACGCCGCCGCTTCGCTGGGGGCGGCGTTCGACGAGCTCGCCGCCGCCTTCGAGCGCCTCCACCCGGGGATCGATGTGCGCCCCATCGTCTACGACGGATCCAGCACGCTGGCCACGCAGCTGATCGAGGGCGCTCCGGCCGACGTGTTCGCGTCGGCGGACGAGGCGAACATGCAGGCGGTGGCGGACGCGGGCCTGGCGACCGACCCGCGCGTGTTCGCGACCAACACGCTCGTCATCGCGGTGCCGGCAGGCGATCCCCGGGGCATCGCAGGCCTCGAGGATCTGGCCGATCCCGGCGCCGCCGTCGTCCTGTGCGCCGCCGCGGTGCCGTGCGGTGCGGCATCCGCCGTCCTCCTCGCGAACGCGGGCGTCGACGTGACCCCGGCGAGCGAGGAGCAGAACGTCACGGCCGTCCTCACCAAGGTCGCCGCCGCCGAAGCCGACGCGGGTCTCGTGTACGCGACCGACATCGCCCGCGCGGACGGCGTCGAGGCGGTCGAGGCCGAGGGCGCGACCGACGTCGTCAACCGGTATCCGATCGTCGCCCTCGCCGGCGCCGCCCACCCCGCGGCCGCCGGCGCGTTCGTGGACTTCGTCCTCGGCGCCGAGGGGCAGCGGGTGCTGGCCGAGCAGGGCTTCGGGGCGCCGTGA
- a CDS encoding ABC transporter permease has translation MSTREPVAVGARGFVPRVLAVPAVLGLALLIVPLAALVARVEWSTLWQDVTSPEALSALGLSLSTGLVATAVCVVLGVPLALAIARMNPRGAAVLRALVTVPLVLPPMVGGVALLFLFGRNGWAGQLLADAGIRLPFTTTAVVIAQAFVALPFLVLAVEGSLRATGVGYEQTAAALGAGRWTILRRVTLPLAGPGLVAGIVLCFARAVGEFGATALFAGNAPGVTRTMPLAIYTAFNGAGVSQGTAVALSLLLLVTTIAVLVLVRAWRAETPR, from the coding sequence GTGAGCACGCGCGAACCGGTCGCCGTCGGCGCGCGCGGCTTCGTCCCGCGCGTGCTGGCCGTCCCCGCCGTCCTCGGGCTCGCGCTGCTGATCGTGCCGCTCGCGGCGCTCGTCGCGCGCGTCGAGTGGTCGACGCTGTGGCAGGACGTCACCTCGCCCGAGGCGCTGTCGGCGCTCGGTCTGTCGCTGTCGACCGGCCTCGTCGCCACCGCGGTGTGCGTCGTGCTCGGCGTGCCGCTCGCGCTCGCCATCGCGCGCATGAACCCGCGCGGCGCCGCCGTGCTGCGGGCGCTCGTGACGGTTCCGCTCGTGCTGCCGCCGATGGTCGGCGGCGTCGCGCTGCTGTTCCTGTTCGGCCGCAACGGGTGGGCGGGCCAGCTGCTGGCCGACGCCGGCATCCGCCTGCCGTTCACGACGACGGCGGTCGTGATCGCGCAGGCGTTCGTCGCGCTGCCGTTCCTCGTGCTCGCCGTCGAGGGGTCGCTGCGGGCGACCGGCGTCGGCTACGAGCAGACCGCGGCCGCGCTCGGCGCCGGACGCTGGACGATCCTGCGCCGCGTGACGCTGCCGCTGGCCGGCCCCGGGCTGGTCGCGGGCATCGTGCTGTGCTTCGCGCGCGCCGTGGGCGAGTTCGGGGCGACGGCGCTGTTCGCCGGCAACGCGCCGGGCGTCACGCGCACGATGCCCCTCGCGATCTACACGGCGTTCAACGGCGCCGGGGTGTCGCAGGGCACCGCGGTCGCGCTCTCGCTGCTGCTGCTGGTGACGACGATCGCCGTCCTGGTGCTGGTGCGGGCCTGGCGGGCGGAGACACCGCGATGA
- a CDS encoding MogA/MoaB family molybdenum cofactor biosynthesis protein, which yields MPTPAAVITVSDRSSRGERPDRSGPLAVEALRAAGYACPDAAVVPDGADSVERALRAALSSGARVVVTTGGTGVAARDETPEGTTRVLTRIIPGIAEELRRRGAEQVPAALLTRGVAGVADGSAGGALVVNLPGSTGGVRDGMPVIVALAGHILDQLDGGDH from the coding sequence ATGCCCACGCCCGCCGCCGTGATCACGGTGTCCGACCGCTCGTCCCGCGGCGAGCGGCCCGACCGCAGCGGACCGCTGGCGGTCGAGGCGCTGCGGGCCGCCGGGTACGCGTGCCCCGACGCGGCCGTCGTGCCCGACGGCGCCGACAGCGTCGAGCGTGCGCTGCGCGCCGCGCTCTCCTCGGGGGCACGCGTGGTGGTGACCACCGGCGGCACGGGCGTCGCCGCGCGCGACGAGACGCCCGAGGGGACGACGCGCGTGCTGACCCGCATCATCCCCGGGATCGCCGAGGAGCTGCGCCGGCGTGGCGCCGAGCAGGTGCCGGCCGCCCTGCTCACCCGCGGCGTCGCCGGCGTGGCGGACGGCTCGGCCGGCGGTGCGCTCGTGGTGAACCTGCCGGGTTCGACCGGCGGCGTCCGCGACGGGATGCCGGTGATCGTCGCCCTTGCCGGTCACATCCTCGATCAGCTCGACGGAGGAGACCACTGA
- a CDS encoding MoaD/ThiS family protein → MPRVRYFAAAEEAAGRDEETRSETTLGALRVAVARQYPGLGGILPRCAVLVGGERVGDDAVLGDADVVDVLPPFAGG, encoded by the coding sequence GTGCCCCGCGTCCGCTACTTCGCGGCGGCCGAGGAGGCCGCCGGCCGTGATGAGGAGACGCGCTCCGAGACGACGCTCGGCGCGCTGCGCGTCGCCGTCGCGCGGCAGTACCCGGGACTCGGGGGCATCCTCCCCCGCTGCGCCGTGCTCGTCGGCGGCGAGCGCGTGGGCGACGACGCGGTGCTCGGCGACGCCGACGTCGTCGACGTCCTGCCGCCGTTCGCCGGCGGCTGA
- the glp gene encoding gephyrin-like molybdotransferase Glp, whose protein sequence is MSGARLIEVEAHRAAVLAAVRPVDDVELAVRDADGLTLREPVRAAVDIPVFDNSAMDGFAVRFADVAGAAPETPVTLRVVADLPAGTDLDPPLGAGEAARIMTGSPMPADADAVVPFEDTAGGLADSLGDVIVQRAPARRGAHVRLHGDDASAGDEVLPAGAVLGPLQRAAAAAAGVDRVVVARRPRVAVVSTGSELVPPGEPLRRGQIPESNSELLTGLARDAGAEVVLRLTVHDDGDGPVRAVAEARALGADAIVFSGGVSAGAYEVVKTTLADAMAFTKVAMQPGKPQGFGALDDGTLLFGLPGNPVSSAVSFEVFVRPALLSMQGRAELARPVLRLPAARGWRTPPGRRQYLPVTIDRSDPAAWRAVPATGGGSHLAGGLGGAEAYAVVPAETERVDAGDLVDVMLIS, encoded by the coding sequence ATGAGCGGCGCGCGGCTGATCGAGGTCGAGGCGCACCGCGCCGCCGTCCTCGCGGCCGTGCGCCCCGTCGACGACGTGGAGCTCGCGGTGCGCGACGCCGACGGGCTCACGCTGCGGGAGCCCGTGCGGGCGGCCGTCGACATCCCGGTCTTCGACAACTCCGCCATGGACGGCTTCGCGGTGCGCTTCGCGGACGTGGCGGGCGCCGCCCCGGAGACCCCGGTGACGCTGCGCGTCGTCGCAGACCTCCCCGCCGGCACCGACCTGGATCCGCCTCTTGGCGCCGGCGAGGCCGCGCGCATCATGACCGGATCGCCGATGCCCGCCGACGCCGACGCGGTCGTGCCGTTCGAGGACACCGCGGGCGGGCTGGCCGACTCCCTCGGCGACGTCATCGTGCAGCGGGCGCCGGCCCGGCGCGGCGCGCACGTGCGGCTGCACGGCGACGACGCGTCCGCCGGCGACGAGGTCCTGCCCGCCGGCGCCGTGCTCGGACCGCTCCAGCGCGCCGCGGCGGCGGCGGCCGGCGTCGACCGCGTCGTCGTCGCGCGGCGGCCGCGCGTCGCCGTCGTCTCGACCGGGTCCGAACTCGTCCCTCCCGGCGAGCCGCTGCGGCGCGGGCAGATCCCCGAGTCCAACAGCGAGCTGCTCACCGGCCTCGCGCGCGACGCGGGAGCCGAGGTCGTGCTGCGCCTCACCGTCCACGACGACGGCGACGGCCCGGTGCGCGCCGTCGCCGAGGCGCGCGCGCTCGGCGCCGACGCGATCGTCTTCTCGGGCGGCGTGAGCGCCGGCGCCTACGAAGTGGTCAAGACGACGCTCGCGGACGCCATGGCGTTCACGAAGGTCGCGATGCAGCCGGGCAAGCCGCAGGGCTTCGGAGCCCTCGACGACGGCACGCTGCTGTTCGGGCTCCCGGGGAACCCCGTCAGCTCCGCCGTATCGTTCGAGGTGTTCGTGCGCCCGGCGCTGCTGTCGATGCAGGGCCGCGCCGAGCTCGCGCGCCCGGTGCTGCGTCTTCCCGCGGCGCGCGGGTGGCGCACCCCGCCCGGACGCCGCCAGTACCTTCCCGTCACGATCGACCGCAGCGACCCGGCCGCGTGGCGCGCCGTGCCGGCGACCGGCGGCGGCTCGCACCTGGCGGGCGGGCTCGGCGGCGCCGAGGCGTACGCCGTCGTGCCGGCCGAGACCGAGCGCGTCGACGCCGGCGACCTCGTCGATGTCATGCTGATCTCATGA
- a CDS encoding NTP transferase domain-containing protein has product MSFGAILLAGGRASRLGGADKPLLRIGDETLLDAAIAAVRDAGASDVVAVGPDRGRDVTWVREDPPFAGPAAAVVAGLDALATEPEWVYVLACDLPNVRAAVPFLAEAAALVPADTDGVCLADATSRPQWLTGVYRTRALRAAASALPGAGRDAPVRALTADLAVAALADPGALSADVDTWDDAARHGATHEGVPALATRARIETSAADERVPNEEVTMSDQSQTLPPEALDEWAEALCSTLGLTADQLPVAAVLDLARDAAHGVARPAAPVGAFAAGVAAGLAGGDPDAVARAIGEVVKLARGTAHIDEDAEAEESADTGVIGIA; this is encoded by the coding sequence GTGAGCTTCGGCGCGATCCTGCTCGCCGGCGGCCGCGCGTCGCGGCTCGGCGGAGCCGACAAGCCGCTGCTGCGGATCGGCGACGAGACGCTGCTCGACGCCGCGATCGCCGCCGTCCGCGACGCCGGAGCATCCGACGTCGTCGCCGTCGGGCCCGACCGCGGGCGCGACGTGACGTGGGTGCGCGAGGATCCGCCGTTCGCCGGTCCCGCCGCGGCGGTCGTCGCGGGCCTGGACGCACTCGCGACCGAGCCCGAATGGGTCTACGTCCTCGCGTGCGACCTGCCGAACGTGCGCGCCGCCGTGCCCTTCCTCGCCGAGGCCGCAGCCCTCGTCCCCGCCGACACCGACGGCGTGTGCCTGGCCGACGCCACGTCGCGGCCGCAGTGGCTCACCGGCGTCTACCGCACGCGGGCGCTGCGGGCGGCGGCATCCGCTCTTCCCGGCGCCGGGCGGGACGCGCCCGTGCGCGCGCTCACCGCCGACCTCGCCGTGGCGGCGCTCGCCGACCCGGGTGCGCTGTCGGCGGACGTGGACACGTGGGACGACGCCGCGCGCCACGGCGCGACGCACGAGGGCGTGCCGGCCCTCGCGACTCGTGCCAGGATCGAGACATCGGCAGCCGACGAACGCGTGCCGAACGAGGAGGTCACCATGAGCGATCAGTCCCAGACCCTTCCGCCCGAAGCGCTCGACGAGTGGGCCGAAGCGCTGTGCTCGACACTCGGCCTCACCGCCGACCAGCTGCCCGTGGCGGCTGTCCTCGACCTCGCCCGCGACGCCGCACACGGCGTGGCACGCCCCGCGGCGCCCGTCGGAGCCTTCGCGGCCGGCGTGGCCGCAGGCCTGGCAGGCGGAGACCCGGATGCCGTCGCCCGCGCGATCGGCGAGGTCGTCAAGCTCGCGCGCGGCACCGCCCACATCGACGAGGACGCCGAAGCGGAAGAGAGCGCCGACACCGGCGTGATCGGGATCGCCTAG
- a CDS encoding ThiF family adenylyltransferase, with amino-acid sequence MPLPPLVEPVAALSPAERARTARHRALAQLGELGQRRLAAAHVAVVGAGGLGSPVILALAAAGVGTLTVIDNDDVEASNLQRQVIHRREDVGAAKVDSAARAAASLSDTAVTGVRERLTAGNATRHLTGADLVIDGSDTFDTREAVAAACEALGVPLVWGTVQEFDGQVTVFWAKPPAGVPGVRLGDLYPPGSTGDVPTCADVGVLGALCLQVGSLMALEAVKLIAGIGDPLLGRVLVVDALRARQREVPLRAARTDAVPPPASAGEATGAEPVMPSAPPLVQPNDLDPDAATVVDVRESGEVAQGMIRGALHMPLARLLADPRALDGAADLVIVCQAGVRARRAAEALQDAGIPASVLAGGMDAWTAHHGARA; translated from the coding sequence ATGCCCCTCCCTCCGCTCGTGGAGCCGGTCGCGGCGCTGTCGCCCGCCGAACGCGCCCGCACCGCGCGGCACCGCGCTCTCGCGCAGCTCGGCGAGCTCGGGCAGCGGCGCCTCGCCGCCGCGCACGTCGCGGTCGTCGGCGCCGGCGGACTCGGCTCGCCGGTGATCCTCGCCCTCGCCGCCGCCGGCGTCGGCACCCTCACGGTCATCGACAACGACGACGTCGAGGCCTCCAATCTGCAGCGCCAGGTGATCCACCGCCGCGAGGACGTCGGCGCGGCCAAGGTCGACAGCGCCGCCCGCGCCGCCGCGTCGCTGTCCGACACCGCCGTGACCGGCGTCCGCGAGCGCCTCACCGCCGGCAACGCGACGCGGCACCTCACCGGCGCCGATCTCGTCATCGACGGGTCCGACACGTTCGACACGCGCGAGGCGGTCGCGGCGGCGTGCGAGGCGCTCGGCGTGCCGCTCGTGTGGGGCACGGTGCAGGAGTTCGACGGGCAGGTCACGGTGTTCTGGGCGAAGCCGCCCGCGGGCGTCCCGGGCGTCCGACTGGGCGACCTGTACCCGCCGGGGTCCACCGGCGACGTGCCCACGTGCGCGGATGTCGGCGTGCTCGGCGCGCTGTGCCTGCAGGTCGGATCGCTCATGGCGCTGGAGGCCGTCAAGCTCATCGCCGGCATCGGCGATCCGCTGCTCGGCCGCGTCCTCGTGGTCGACGCGCTGCGCGCACGGCAGCGCGAGGTCCCGCTGCGGGCCGCGCGCACGGATGCCGTCCCGCCCCCGGCATCGGCGGGCGAGGCGACGGGCGCCGAGCCGGTCATGCCGTCAGCGCCGCCGCTCGTCCAGCCGAACGACCTCGACCCGGATGCCGCGACCGTCGTCGACGTTCGCGAGTCCGGCGAAGTCGCCCAGGGCATGATCCGCGGCGCGCTGCACATGCCCCTCGCCCGGCTGCTCGCCGACCCGCGCGCCCTCGACGGAGCCGCCGACCTCGTGATCGTGTGCCAGGCCGGGGTCCGCGCGCGACGCGCGGCCGAGGCGCTGCAGGACGCCGGCATCCCGGCATCCGTCCTCGCCGGCGGCATGGACGCGTGGACCGCGCATCACGGAGCGCGCGCATGA
- a CDS encoding GMC family oxidoreductase encodes MTRTLIVGAGGSGIPLAVRLSEDPDREVILLEAGEADGPTPPELLDASTVQGAMPGHAANWAYPGNLTPDLPYMIARGRILGGSSALNGAYFVRPRPVDCAAWAAQAGPEWSYDALLPAMRAMEADADHPDAAAHGASGPMPISRPPQTGRAARAFTAAAVELGFAREPDKNDSDAPGVGPVPANIVDGCRMSTALTYLDDDARARIDIRGGTRVTRVLIEGGRAIGVETADGVIRADEVVLSAGAIGSAHLLLSSGIGPRAQLEAFGVDVVADLPVGAAFSDHPDIAVGWQAKRAVFDPREAFAFPTALNLDSGAGDAADGDLEVLLSVKPLGYLLTGSTHGLAAGIGHGLRHPIRTLRSLLGASVRRMAEQIHHFHDLQLIVGLQLPAGRGTITLASADPLHPPRIDYRYLEDPGDLARMRVGIRTAVALLRSRAFAGLFDHLTELDDDVLDDDDRLDAWMRGHLGTAIHMCGTAPMGAVVDGHGRVHGIAGLRVADTSILPRVPSRGPFASAVLVGERIAELMRDEPAGDAADGAVPGGARGRSRS; translated from the coding sequence GTGACCCGAACTCTCATCGTCGGCGCCGGCGGCTCCGGCATCCCGCTCGCCGTCCGCCTGAGCGAGGACCCGGACCGCGAGGTCATCCTCCTCGAGGCCGGCGAGGCCGACGGGCCGACCCCGCCGGAGCTGCTCGACGCGTCCACGGTGCAGGGCGCGATGCCCGGACACGCGGCCAACTGGGCCTACCCCGGCAACCTCACGCCCGACCTTCCGTACATGATCGCGCGCGGGCGCATCCTCGGCGGCTCGAGCGCCCTCAACGGCGCCTACTTCGTGCGACCGCGTCCCGTCGACTGCGCGGCGTGGGCGGCGCAGGCGGGGCCGGAGTGGTCGTACGACGCCCTGCTCCCGGCGATGCGGGCGATGGAGGCGGATGCCGACCACCCGGATGCCGCCGCGCACGGCGCCTCGGGCCCGATGCCCATCAGCCGGCCGCCGCAGACCGGCCGCGCCGCACGCGCGTTCACGGCGGCGGCGGTCGAACTCGGGTTCGCCCGCGAACCCGACAAGAACGACTCCGACGCCCCCGGCGTCGGCCCCGTACCGGCGAACATCGTCGACGGATGCCGCATGAGCACGGCGCTGACCTACCTCGACGACGACGCCCGCGCGCGCATCGACATCCGCGGCGGGACGCGCGTCACGCGCGTGCTCATCGAGGGCGGTCGCGCGATCGGCGTCGAGACCGCCGACGGCGTCATCCGCGCCGACGAGGTCGTGCTGTCGGCCGGCGCCATCGGCTCGGCGCACCTGCTGCTCAGCAGCGGCATCGGCCCGCGAGCGCAGCTCGAGGCGTTCGGCGTCGACGTCGTCGCCGACCTCCCCGTCGGGGCGGCGTTCAGCGACCATCCCGACATCGCCGTGGGCTGGCAGGCGAAGCGGGCGGTGTTCGACCCCCGCGAGGCGTTCGCCTTCCCCACGGCGCTCAACCTCGACTCGGGCGCCGGCGACGCCGCCGACGGCGACCTCGAGGTCCTGTTGTCGGTCAAGCCCCTCGGCTACCTGCTGACCGGGTCCACCCACGGCCTCGCGGCCGGGATCGGCCACGGCCTGCGGCATCCGATCCGCACCCTGCGCTCGCTGCTGGGCGCGTCCGTGCGACGGATGGCCGAGCAGATCCACCACTTCCACGACCTGCAGCTGATCGTGGGGCTGCAGCTGCCCGCAGGCCGCGGGACGATCACGCTGGCCTCGGCCGATCCGCTGCATCCGCCCCGGATCGACTACCGCTATCTCGAGGACCCGGGAGACCTGGCGCGCATGCGGGTCGGCATCCGCACCGCCGTCGCGCTGCTGCGGTCGCGGGCGTTCGCCGGGCTCTTCGACCACCTCACCGAGCTCGACGACGATGTCCTGGACGACGACGACCGCCTCGACGCCTGGATGCGGGGGCACCTCGGCACCGCGATCCACATGTGCGGCACGGCGCCGATGGGCGCCGTCGTCGACGGGCACGGGCGCGTGCACGGAATCGCGGGCCTCCGGGTCGCCGACACGTCGATCCTGCCGCGCGTGCCGTCGCGAGGGCCCTTCGCGTCGGCGGTGCTCGTCGGCGAGCGGATCGCCGAGCTCATGCGGGACGAGCCGGCAGGCGACGCGGCGGATGGGGCGGTGCCGGGCGGCGCCCGCGGGCGCAGCCGTTCCTAG
- a CDS encoding molybdenum cofactor biosynthesis protein MoaE, with protein MDAVRIARMSAETLDVGAHVGAVTDAEHGAVTSFVGIVRDHDPDAGGEVVALEYSAHPDAEQKLREIAVSAIGETGALVAVSHRVGRLAVGEAAVVIAVAAPHRAEAFEVCRAVIETIKTDLPVWKRQVEADGTTAWKGLGG; from the coding sequence ATGGACGCGGTGCGCATCGCCCGCATGAGCGCCGAAACGCTCGACGTCGGCGCCCACGTCGGCGCCGTGACCGACGCCGAGCACGGCGCCGTGACGTCGTTCGTCGGCATCGTGCGCGATCACGACCCGGACGCCGGCGGCGAGGTCGTGGCGCTGGAGTACAGCGCGCACCCGGATGCCGAGCAGAAGCTGCGTGAGATCGCCGTGTCCGCGATCGGCGAGACCGGCGCCCTCGTCGCCGTCAGCCACCGCGTCGGGCGGCTCGCCGTGGGGGAGGCCGCGGTGGTCATCGCCGTCGCCGCCCCGCACCGCGCCGAGGCGTTCGAGGTGTGCCGCGCCGTGATCGAGACGATCAAGACCGATCTGCCGGTGTGGAAGCGTCAGGTCGAGGCCGACGGCACGACGGCCTGGAAGGGTCTGGGCGGCTGA
- the moaC gene encoding cyclic pyranopterin monophosphate synthase MoaC, with protein sequence MSFTHLDAAGHARMVDVTDKQPTVRSATARGFVRCSPDVVAALRDGSVPKGDVLAVARIAGIQAAKRTPELLPLAHVIGVHGAVVDLDIVDDGIEVEATVRTADRTGVEMEALTAVSVAGLAVVDMVKALDKGTSIEGVRIVAKTGGKSGDWVRPGEQP encoded by the coding sequence ATGAGCTTCACCCACCTGGATGCCGCCGGCCACGCGCGCATGGTCGACGTGACGGACAAGCAGCCCACCGTGCGATCGGCCACCGCGCGCGGGTTCGTGCGCTGCTCGCCCGACGTCGTCGCGGCGCTGCGCGACGGATCCGTCCCCAAGGGCGATGTCCTCGCGGTCGCCCGCATCGCCGGCATCCAGGCCGCCAAGCGCACGCCCGAGCTCCTTCCGCTCGCCCACGTCATCGGCGTGCACGGCGCCGTCGTCGACCTCGACATCGTCGACGACGGCATCGAGGTCGAGGCGACCGTGCGCACCGCCGACCGCACGGGCGTCGAGATGGAGGCCCTCACGGCCGTGTCGGTCGCCGGGCTCGCCGTCGTCGACATGGTCAAGGCGCTCGACAAGGGCACCTCGATCGAAGGCGTCCGGATCGTCGCGAAGACCGGCGGCAAGAGCGGGGACTGGGTGCGCCCCGGCGAACAGCCGTGA